From one Pedobacter faecalis genomic stretch:
- the topA gene encoding type I DNA topoisomerase: MVKNLLIVESPAKAKTIEGYLGKDFLVKSSYGHIRDLVKGDMAIDIDNNFAQTYEVPADKKQVVAELKKLAKQAEMVWLASDEDREGEAISWHLFETLGLKEDKTKRIVFHEITKPAILKAIEAPRRIDYNLVHAQQARRVLDRLVGFELSPVLWKKVKPSLSAGRVQSVAVRLIVDREREVNKFNAVAAFKITAEFSTGNGRELVKAELPHRFGTEAEAESFLKDCMNASFSVSSLETKPAKRNPAAPFTTSTLQQEAARKLGYSVSRTMQIAQRLYESGRITYMRTDSVNLSETALQAAAAEINSAWGEKYHQRRVYKTKSAGAQEAHEAIRPTYFNQHTVPGDSSEQRLYELIWKRSIASQMSEALFEKTTAQIGISTRGEHLVAEGEVLKFDGFLKVYLESSDDDDADDSEKAGLLPPLTRGQALTLNEMLATERFSRPPARYTEASLVKKLEELGIGRPSTYAPTISTIQNRGYVVKEDRDGKQRSFTCIRLHKGAVNKQTKTEITGAEKAKLFPTDIGEVVNDFLVEHFKGIVDFNFTASVEKEFDEIAQGLQEWTKMLHSFYKPFHNEVEVTLETADRANGERLLGTDPATGKNVYAKVGRFGPLVQIGENDDEEKPQYASLTKSQSVATIGLEDALELFKLPFALEDYQGKEVMVGIGRFGPYVKWGDAYISVPKNEDPLTIDQARAQEIIDEKITADAPVAHFEGLPVTKGTGRFGPFIKWNDLFINVPKAYNFNHLKQQDIEELIRKKLDKEANRFIQQWPEEKIAIENGRWGPFIRFGKDMLKLKKNPATNDKYTAEALAEISLDEVKKLIVEQVPDAFTPKVKKTAAKKTTAKAGARKTTAKAKK; this comes from the coding sequence ATGGTCAAAAATCTGTTAATCGTCGAGTCTCCTGCAAAAGCCAAAACCATCGAAGGATATCTGGGTAAGGATTTCCTTGTTAAGTCTAGTTACGGACATATCCGGGATCTGGTTAAGGGTGATATGGCTATCGACATTGACAATAATTTTGCGCAGACTTACGAGGTACCTGCAGACAAGAAGCAGGTGGTGGCTGAGCTGAAAAAACTGGCTAAGCAAGCAGAGATGGTCTGGCTCGCATCCGATGAGGACCGCGAGGGAGAAGCGATTTCATGGCACCTGTTCGAGACGCTTGGCCTGAAAGAAGATAAGACGAAACGGATCGTTTTTCACGAGATCACTAAACCGGCTATACTTAAAGCTATCGAGGCGCCGAGACGCATCGATTATAACCTGGTGCATGCGCAGCAGGCCCGGAGGGTGCTCGACAGGCTGGTGGGTTTTGAGCTTTCGCCGGTGTTGTGGAAGAAGGTGAAGCCTTCTTTGTCGGCCGGAAGGGTGCAATCGGTAGCCGTAAGGCTTATTGTAGATCGCGAACGCGAGGTTAATAAGTTTAACGCTGTGGCGGCTTTCAAGATCACGGCAGAATTCTCTACCGGCAATGGTCGCGAGCTGGTTAAGGCTGAACTTCCGCACCGCTTTGGTACCGAGGCAGAGGCAGAAAGTTTTCTGAAGGATTGCATGAACGCTTCGTTTTCGGTGTCGTCATTGGAGACTAAGCCTGCCAAACGCAATCCGGCAGCGCCGTTTACAACCTCTACCCTGCAGCAGGAAGCTGCCCGGAAGCTGGGTTATTCGGTTTCCCGTACCATGCAGATCGCGCAGCGCTTGTACGAAAGCGGGCGCATTACCTATATGAGGACGGACTCTGTGAATTTATCGGAGACTGCGCTTCAGGCTGCAGCGGCGGAAATTAATTCGGCCTGGGGAGAAAAATATCATCAGCGAAGGGTATATAAGACCAAGTCGGCCGGTGCACAGGAAGCGCATGAGGCTATTCGTCCTACCTACTTTAATCAGCATACTGTGCCGGGCGACAGCTCTGAGCAGCGTTTATATGAATTGATCTGGAAGCGTTCTATCGCCTCGCAGATGAGTGAAGCGCTTTTTGAGAAAACCACAGCGCAGATTGGAATCAGCACCCGCGGTGAACATCTGGTTGCCGAGGGCGAAGTGCTTAAGTTTGACGGATTCCTAAAAGTGTACCTGGAATCGTCGGACGACGATGATGCAGACGACAGCGAAAAAGCTGGTTTGCTGCCGCCGCTCACACGCGGACAGGCGCTTACGCTGAATGAAATGCTGGCTACGGAACGTTTTTCGCGTCCGCCTGCTCGATATACGGAAGCTAGTCTGGTAAAGAAACTTGAAGAGCTGGGTATAGGCCGGCCTTCCACCTATGCGCCTACCATATCCACTATTCAGAACCGCGGTTATGTGGTTAAGGAAGACCGGGACGGAAAGCAGCGCAGTTTTACTTGCATCAGGTTGCATAAAGGTGCTGTAAATAAGCAAACTAAGACAGAAATAACCGGAGCCGAAAAAGCTAAATTATTCCCTACCGACATTGGTGAGGTGGTGAACGATTTCCTGGTGGAGCATTTTAAGGGTATTGTGGATTTCAACTTTACGGCAAGCGTAGAGAAGGAGTTTGACGAGATCGCTCAGGGGCTTCAGGAATGGACTAAGATGCTCCACTCCTTTTATAAGCCTTTCCATAACGAGGTGGAGGTGACATTGGAGACTGCCGACCGCGCCAATGGGGAGCGTTTGCTTGGAACAGACCCTGCCACGGGCAAGAATGTGTATGCTAAGGTAGGCCGTTTTGGTCCCCTGGTGCAGATTGGCGAGAACGACGACGAAGAGAAGCCGCAGTACGCTAGTCTGACGAAATCGCAATCTGTGGCTACGATAGGCCTGGAAGATGCACTGGAACTTTTTAAACTCCCGTTTGCACTCGAAGACTATCAGGGTAAGGAAGTGATGGTGGGCATAGGTCGCTTTGGTCCCTATGTAAAATGGGGTGATGCTTATATCTCGGTGCCGAAAAACGAGGATCCGCTTACGATAGATCAGGCGCGTGCGCAGGAGATCATTGATGAGAAGATTACCGCTGATGCGCCGGTAGCGCATTTTGAGGGCTTGCCGGTAACCAAGGGTACTGGTCGCTTCGGTCCTTTCATTAAATGGAACGATTTGTTTATCAATGTGCCGAAGGCCTATAATTTCAATCATCTAAAGCAGCAAGACATTGAGGAACTGATCCGTAAAAAACTGGATAAAGAAGCCAACAGGTTCATTCAGCAGTGGCCGGAAGAAAAGATTGCTATTGAAAATGGTCGCTGGGGACCTTTCATTCGCTTCGGTAAAGACATGCTGAAGCTGAAAAAGAATCCGGCTACCAACGATAAATATACTGCTGAAGCGCTTGCGGAGATTTCGCTGGATGAGGTAAAGAAACTGATCGTGGAGCAGGTTCCGGACGCCTTTACGCCTAAGGTGAAGAAAACAGCCGCAAAGAAAACGACCGCTAAGGCTGGTGCACGGAAAACCACGGCGAAAGCAAAGAAGTGA